A genomic window from Pelagicoccus albus includes:
- a CDS encoding LysR family transcriptional regulator — MELYQLKTFAAVAEEGTLAKAAMRIFASQPSVSAHIKALEDELGLVLFERSSRGMLLTKDGEALLTRAYSILKETAELNNLARNLQSSPSGKLIIGVNSGSAEIPLDKIAQALSESCPNLQLEFQHSSSGYIKKGILAGEIDVGFYEGEIDSPKILSSKFRENKVLVIASPKYQDELTDASWLELQELPWVFKTPDCSYYQLMDRIVKAHELTIPKRYTIDEEGTCLQFVRNGAALSLMGEALVEQEIENGELIKWDGFDCTLSHNLICLGSRFQERQIQAFIDASSPILNLAKLQ, encoded by the coding sequence ATGGAACTCTACCAGCTCAAAACATTCGCAGCGGTTGCTGAGGAGGGCACTCTCGCCAAGGCAGCCATGCGAATCTTCGCCAGCCAACCATCGGTCAGCGCCCATATAAAGGCTCTTGAGGACGAGCTGGGACTCGTTCTCTTTGAGAGAAGCTCTCGCGGCATGCTCTTGACCAAGGACGGCGAAGCCCTGCTAACCCGAGCCTACTCAATCCTGAAAGAGACCGCGGAGTTGAACAACTTAGCGAGAAACCTTCAGTCCAGTCCGTCCGGAAAACTCATCATTGGCGTCAACTCCGGTTCCGCTGAAATCCCTCTGGACAAAATAGCCCAAGCTCTCAGCGAATCCTGTCCCAACCTGCAGCTTGAGTTTCAGCACAGTTCTTCTGGATACATAAAGAAAGGAATTCTCGCGGGAGAAATCGACGTCGGCTTTTACGAGGGGGAAATAGATTCACCCAAAATCCTGAGCTCAAAATTCCGCGAGAACAAGGTTCTGGTAATAGCGTCTCCAAAATATCAGGACGAGCTCACTGACGCGAGCTGGTTAGAGCTGCAAGAGCTGCCTTGGGTCTTCAAAACCCCGGACTGCAGCTATTATCAGCTCATGGATCGAATCGTAAAGGCCCACGAACTTACGATCCCAAAACGCTACACCATAGACGAAGAAGGTACCTGCTTGCAGTTTGTCAGAAACGGGGCCGCCCTATCCCTGATGGGCGAAGCCCTTGTAGAACAAGAGATCGAAAACGGCGAATTGATTAAGTGGGACGGCTTCGATTGCACTCTCTCCCACAACCTCATTTGCCTCGGTTCACGTTTTCAAGAACGCCAAATTCAAGCCTTTATCGACGCTAGTTCCCCTATCCTAAATCTAGCCAAGCTCCAATAA
- a CDS encoding ACT domain-containing protein, which translates to MSGSTDLKQLIQTMSPTLSEESFVIATLRDSHLPEGLKAKGTFYESEGLTVFCEKAEAIRCGIPFDSVFRLITLEVHSSLEAVGFLSHIAQALAASNISCNVVSAYFHDHLLIPESQAELALQVLQRLSRTSR; encoded by the coding sequence ATGAGCGGATCAACGGACTTGAAGCAACTGATACAGACGATGTCTCCCACTCTATCGGAAGAGTCATTCGTCATTGCGACCTTAAGAGACTCTCATCTACCTGAAGGGCTTAAGGCGAAAGGTACCTTTTACGAATCAGAAGGACTCACCGTCTTTTGCGAAAAGGCAGAGGCCATCCGCTGTGGGATTCCTTTCGATTCGGTATTTCGCTTAATCACGCTGGAGGTTCATTCATCCCTCGAAGCCGTGGGATTCCTGAGCCACATCGCCCAAGCGCTAGCCGCTTCAAATATATCGTGCAATGTGGTTTCGGCATACTTTCACGACCACTTGTTGATACCGGAATCCCAGGCGGAGCTCGCCCTGCAGGTCTTGCAACGACTCAGCCGGACAAGTCGCTAG
- a CDS encoding PAS domain-containing hybrid sensor histidine kinase/response regulator: MAALVGLGSFLTAQVKAQDSVETQITSSSPEKISGVGQFWHYSQLETHKHKPLELDLTLDVLHYDPEWGNLWVRNEGIGAYLPLSGTPLEFASGNKIRMRGTMVPSLGLKSETLSIEVIEENTFPEPKLYSGKDADFSNADLQFAKAQGYVDRILFEDETHLAYDFIVGGQRLELRVLLEDTNLRPQIVGSFVSASGVIVLTRNSDPTLNSAAIWCDASTGLATAPELEEKISQAPRINISQLAEQKVGELVSLPSLVYSKVPEQPLIVRDETGQIAVSVEQESELERGDSVELFGYTAKNGAEWTLENATYRPINDSQIIPQQADSILHQFRLVEQVLELPLAEQSIGHSADLSGVLTYVDPHSRFVYLQDSTGGIRVNISTPLRSQPFVGESISVKGKIQEGNFTPEVVAESLQIAGYLPIPKPVKTNYEEAISGSLDSQWVQISAYLEEVEYENDWSHLLLSTPHGDFRAKLYKGDAAFEVGDTLELNGVLVTEVDKRKYFKAIHLYIPEQRFVRVAIPSLKNPFDLPLTDITSLRAYQAIGQANQYRHIQATVAHHDLGQTIYLNDGRDSLRVLSHTNQEFLPGDKVQVVGIPQRSSTGLYFRNAKIQKIGDSEALAPLYLGKKLPYLNLALDGQLISVEAKLVDTAVSNNQIRLFLQSGDSVIEASGKSSNFEAVMHRLIPGAKLGITGIYYIVFDEHSLPAESSILLRGENDVDILKYAPWWTPGRIGAALFICFAAVVAGGLWSLSLRRVIRTQTETIRQKAESERLLESQHQELIRNVSDFIYTLDFEGNFLSFNEAGEELTGYTQAESKSINIFALLGTRHALLVRNILRKGRYAPTMSLELQIHRKDGSPLWVEVNCGFVRKNKEAVYAFGIMRDIDARKQVEAELTRAKEKAEENTRAKSAFLATMSHELRTPMNGIIGMTDLLLGLELNKEAKEYSETIRDSANSLLVLLNDILDLSKAEAGKLTLDPHPFNLAEAIHQTTTLLGTTAKTKGIDLRSKVTESIPLELMGDAGKLRQVLLNLLGNAIKFTEQGFVSLKVELEDDAEDKLTYRFNITDTGIGIPPAAQTKLFNSFVQADNSHARRFGGTGLGLKISQEIVQLLGGEIGLESTEGQGSLFWFTAVFNKTSQQELPDTKEGKRKKKKLRWTGPAIKILVAEDMPINQKVTLLQLKKLGLDADLAEDGFQVLEMVKKKRYDVIFMDCQMPGMDGFEAAEKLRESRDNDRIFITALTANAMTGDRERCMEAGMDDYVAKPTRPDKLLKSLLKSIESSSESLAS; this comes from the coding sequence ATGGCGGCATTAGTCGGGTTGGGCTCTTTTCTGACTGCCCAAGTTAAGGCACAGGATTCAGTCGAAACTCAAATTACTTCGTCGAGTCCGGAGAAGATATCCGGAGTCGGTCAATTCTGGCACTATTCTCAACTCGAAACGCATAAGCACAAGCCTCTCGAACTGGACCTGACTCTGGACGTTTTGCACTACGATCCGGAATGGGGAAATCTCTGGGTTCGGAACGAGGGTATCGGAGCCTATCTACCCCTATCCGGCACCCCTCTCGAATTCGCATCCGGAAACAAAATACGAATGAGAGGAACCATGGTGCCCTCTCTCGGCCTAAAATCTGAAACTCTCAGTATCGAGGTAATTGAGGAAAACACCTTTCCAGAGCCCAAGCTGTACTCCGGAAAAGATGCAGACTTCTCGAATGCCGACCTCCAATTCGCAAAAGCTCAGGGTTACGTAGACAGAATCCTATTCGAAGATGAAACCCATCTTGCTTATGACTTTATCGTTGGAGGTCAGAGACTTGAACTACGGGTTTTGCTGGAAGATACAAATCTTCGCCCTCAAATAGTAGGCTCCTTTGTTAGCGCGTCAGGGGTGATCGTGCTTACGCGAAACTCCGACCCCACTCTAAACAGCGCCGCTATCTGGTGCGATGCTTCCACTGGTTTAGCTACAGCTCCGGAGCTTGAGGAAAAGATCTCACAAGCCCCTCGGATAAACATCTCCCAACTGGCCGAGCAAAAAGTTGGCGAACTAGTATCATTGCCCAGTCTCGTATACTCAAAGGTCCCTGAACAACCTCTCATCGTTCGCGACGAAACTGGCCAAATCGCAGTTTCCGTTGAGCAGGAAAGCGAGCTTGAGAGAGGGGACAGTGTCGAGCTCTTTGGATACACTGCCAAAAACGGGGCGGAATGGACTCTGGAAAACGCCACGTATCGACCAATCAACGACAGTCAAATCATCCCCCAGCAGGCTGACTCGATATTGCACCAATTCAGGTTGGTCGAACAAGTCTTAGAGCTTCCTCTTGCAGAGCAGAGTATCGGACATTCAGCTGACCTGTCTGGTGTACTCACGTATGTCGATCCGCATTCTCGCTTCGTCTACCTCCAAGATTCGACGGGAGGAATAAGGGTTAACATATCAACACCCCTTCGTTCTCAGCCATTCGTTGGGGAATCAATTTCGGTAAAAGGAAAAATCCAAGAAGGGAATTTCACTCCCGAGGTAGTGGCCGAGTCTCTCCAGATCGCAGGATACCTCCCTATACCGAAACCTGTAAAAACCAACTACGAAGAGGCCATTTCAGGATCCTTAGATAGCCAATGGGTTCAGATATCTGCCTATCTAGAAGAGGTAGAATATGAAAACGACTGGAGTCACCTCCTCCTTTCAACTCCTCATGGAGACTTTAGAGCAAAGCTGTACAAAGGAGATGCCGCCTTCGAAGTCGGCGACACCTTGGAGCTGAACGGAGTACTCGTTACAGAGGTAGACAAGCGAAAGTACTTTAAAGCGATCCACCTCTACATTCCTGAGCAAAGATTCGTTCGTGTCGCGATTCCCTCACTCAAAAACCCATTCGATTTGCCCCTTACAGACATAACCTCGCTCAGAGCTTATCAAGCGATCGGCCAAGCAAACCAGTACCGGCATATACAAGCAACAGTTGCCCATCACGATTTGGGTCAAACCATATACCTCAATGATGGCCGCGATTCGCTAAGAGTGCTCAGTCACACCAATCAAGAGTTTCTGCCTGGGGACAAAGTACAAGTCGTCGGTATCCCGCAAAGATCATCAACTGGACTTTACTTTCGGAACGCTAAAATCCAAAAAATTGGAGACAGCGAGGCACTCGCTCCCCTCTACCTTGGTAAAAAGCTTCCTTATCTAAACCTCGCACTAGATGGACAACTAATCAGTGTGGAAGCCAAACTAGTCGACACTGCCGTATCCAATAATCAAATTCGATTATTTCTACAATCCGGAGACTCCGTTATAGAAGCTTCAGGCAAGAGTTCGAATTTCGAAGCCGTAATGCATCGCCTGATTCCCGGAGCTAAGCTCGGCATAACTGGAATCTACTATATTGTTTTCGATGAACACTCTTTACCCGCCGAATCATCTATTCTACTGAGAGGCGAAAACGATGTCGACATACTCAAGTATGCCCCTTGGTGGACCCCAGGTCGCATCGGAGCAGCCCTATTTATTTGCTTTGCGGCCGTTGTCGCAGGCGGATTGTGGAGCTTGTCTCTCAGAAGAGTTATCAGAACTCAGACCGAGACTATTCGTCAAAAAGCGGAGAGCGAAAGGCTCCTCGAATCGCAACATCAGGAGCTGATCCGCAACGTATCCGATTTCATCTATACACTAGATTTCGAGGGAAATTTCCTCTCCTTCAATGAAGCGGGAGAGGAGCTCACTGGATACACTCAAGCCGAGTCTAAATCGATCAACATCTTTGCCCTTCTCGGCACCCGGCATGCCTTGCTTGTTCGGAATATACTAAGGAAGGGAAGATACGCGCCTACAATGTCTCTGGAGCTGCAAATCCACCGTAAAGATGGGTCGCCGCTTTGGGTCGAAGTCAATTGCGGCTTCGTACGCAAAAACAAGGAGGCGGTCTACGCATTCGGAATAATGAGAGACATCGATGCTCGCAAGCAAGTGGAAGCCGAACTTACTAGGGCCAAGGAAAAAGCGGAGGAAAACACGCGAGCAAAGAGCGCGTTCCTTGCCACCATGAGCCACGAATTGAGAACGCCCATGAACGGCATCATCGGCATGACGGATTTGCTCCTTGGTTTGGAACTAAATAAGGAGGCAAAAGAGTATAGTGAGACGATTCGCGATTCAGCAAATTCCCTCCTCGTTCTCCTAAATGATATACTAGACTTATCCAAAGCAGAGGCTGGCAAGCTTACTCTCGATCCACACCCTTTCAACCTTGCTGAAGCAATACATCAAACGACTACGCTACTCGGAACTACCGCGAAAACCAAGGGTATCGACTTGAGGTCGAAGGTCACTGAATCAATACCGCTAGAACTCATGGGTGACGCAGGTAAGCTGAGGCAAGTCCTCCTGAACCTGCTAGGCAACGCAATCAAGTTTACGGAACAGGGATTCGTTTCGTTAAAGGTGGAGCTAGAGGACGATGCCGAAGATAAGCTAACCTATCGTTTCAACATAACCGATACTGGTATCGGCATACCTCCCGCTGCCCAAACAAAACTCTTTAATAGCTTCGTACAGGCTGACAACTCTCATGCACGACGTTTTGGAGGCACCGGCTTGGGTCTTAAGATTTCGCAAGAAATCGTTCAATTGCTGGGTGGTGAAATAGGTCTGGAGAGCACCGAAGGCCAAGGCTCGCTTTTCTGGTTCACCGCCGTATTCAATAAGACATCACAACAAGAGCTTCCTGATACCAAAGAGGGCAAAAGGAAAAAGAAAAAGCTTAGATGGACAGGACCCGCCATAAAAATCCTCGTTGCGGAGGACATGCCCATCAATCAGAAGGTAACCTTGCTGCAGCTTAAGAAGCTCGGATTGGACGCGGATCTGGCTGAAGATGGTTTTCAGGTCCTCGAGATGGTTAAGAAGAAGCGTTACGACGTCATCTTCATGGATTGCCAAATGCCGGGAATGGATGGTTTTGAAGCGGCAGAAAAACTCAGAGAGTCGCGCGACAACGATCGCATATTCATAACTGCCCTTACAGCCAACGCAATGACCGGAGATCGCGAACGTTGCATGGAAGCAGGGATGGATGACTACGTCGCCAAACCGACACGTCCGGACAAACTCTTAAAATCCTTGCTCAAAAGCATAGAAAGCTCCAGCGAGAGCCTTGCGTCATAG
- a CDS encoding MFS transporter encodes MNQKPKQSLEQLYDLVNGEEETRLCRDIPESACKHLPRNYFAYLSSNILSKLADELSSARLVLPWLFSAMGAPMALVGFIVPLREAGVLLPQLIVSEYLRQKKLRKYAWLWGAGFSGLCLLLVGGISPFLSGTVAGLLSLFLLLAYSLGRGICSVSAKDVIGKTVSKKRRGTLMGYSAGISSALVLGVGLWLSLAKEQGNESVPYLLLLTSGGLWFASVACFAQIKEPAGATEGGRSPLKAIRQNMSLLRDDAMFRHYLLTRALLLSVAMAPPFYTLLAKEGSDSGSTLGWLIIAGGLAGTVGGPIWGRFSDRSSRMTMATASLATGLLGIAIAVVYQFGYSQILSGSWPQAALFFLISIFYAGVRLGRKAYLVDMVDGDKSSYVAVGNTLIGVGLLILGGLGFLAESFGPSGAIGMLALISIAGSLAAWKLKEVSG; translated from the coding sequence ATGAACCAGAAACCCAAACAATCCCTCGAACAACTCTATGATTTGGTAAACGGAGAAGAAGAAACGAGACTCTGCCGAGACATTCCAGAATCCGCCTGCAAGCACCTTCCCCGAAACTATTTTGCATACTTAAGCTCAAATATCCTCAGCAAGCTTGCGGATGAATTGAGTTCCGCGCGTCTAGTGTTGCCTTGGTTATTCAGCGCGATGGGAGCTCCCATGGCCTTAGTCGGTTTCATCGTTCCGCTCAGAGAAGCGGGCGTGCTTTTGCCTCAGCTAATCGTATCCGAATACCTAAGACAAAAAAAACTCAGGAAATACGCGTGGCTCTGGGGTGCGGGTTTCTCCGGACTTTGCCTCCTTCTAGTTGGAGGCATAAGCCCTTTCCTTTCCGGAACGGTGGCCGGACTGCTATCTCTCTTTTTACTTTTGGCGTACAGTCTAGGACGGGGAATATGCTCAGTTTCAGCCAAAGACGTCATCGGGAAAACTGTATCCAAAAAGCGACGAGGCACCCTCATGGGATACAGTGCTGGGATATCTAGCGCTCTGGTGCTTGGGGTGGGCCTCTGGCTTTCGTTGGCTAAAGAACAAGGAAACGAATCCGTGCCTTACCTCCTTCTCCTAACATCGGGAGGACTTTGGTTCGCCTCAGTCGCTTGTTTCGCCCAGATCAAGGAGCCAGCAGGAGCCACAGAAGGAGGTCGCAGCCCGCTGAAAGCTATCCGCCAAAACATGAGCTTGCTTCGAGACGACGCAATGTTTCGACACTATCTTCTGACGAGGGCCCTTCTACTAAGCGTGGCCATGGCCCCGCCCTTCTACACCCTCCTCGCCAAAGAGGGCAGCGATTCTGGAAGCACGTTAGGATGGTTGATTATCGCTGGCGGCTTGGCAGGTACAGTCGGCGGGCCGATATGGGGGAGATTTTCTGATCGTTCCAGCCGCATGACTATGGCTACAGCGTCACTAGCCACCGGCCTACTTGGGATCGCCATTGCAGTCGTATATCAATTCGGATACAGCCAAATCTTGTCAGGGTCATGGCCTCAAGCTGCCCTTTTCTTTCTGATCAGTATCTTCTACGCGGGTGTGCGTTTGGGGAGAAAAGCCTACCTCGTAGATATGGTGGATGGAGACAAATCGTCCTATGTCGCGGTTGGTAACACCTTGATCGGTGTAGGCCTACTAATCCTCGGAGGATTGGGTTTCCTCGCAGAATCGTTCGGCCCGAGTGGTGCCATTGGGATGCTCGCATTGATTTCCATCGCTGGTTCCTTGGCAGCCTGGAAGCTAAAGGAAGTCAGCGGATAA
- a CDS encoding NADPH-dependent FMN reductase: protein MKVLAFGASTSSKSINRQLAHYAATFLPGAEVTALDLRGYTLPIYSSDEEESSGIPDDAKAFIETIKEHDAIVLSLAEHNGSYSAAFKNLYDWASRVEYAVWQSKPMVLLATSPGPGGAATVLKAAEATFPRMGAELKASFSLPSFHDQFTTESGIADAKLKDELKATVAKLAS, encoded by the coding sequence ATGAAAGTCCTAGCCTTCGGAGCCTCCACGAGCTCCAAATCCATCAATCGACAACTCGCCCACTATGCGGCGACTTTTTTGCCGGGAGCAGAAGTTACTGCCCTCGACTTGCGAGGCTACACCCTCCCAATCTACAGCTCAGACGAAGAGGAATCCTCCGGCATACCCGATGACGCCAAAGCGTTCATAGAGACGATCAAAGAACACGACGCGATCGTCCTGTCCCTAGCTGAACACAACGGCTCCTATTCAGCCGCTTTCAAGAACCTCTACGACTGGGCATCCCGCGTAGAGTATGCAGTTTGGCAGAGTAAACCTATGGTCCTTCTGGCTACATCACCCGGTCCGGGCGGAGCTGCCACTGTGTTGAAAGCAGCCGAGGCCACCTTCCCTCGTATGGGAGCCGAGCTGAAGGCAAGCTTCAGCCTTCCTAGCTTCCACGATCAATTCACAACCGAATCTGGGATTGCAGATGCGAAGCTGAAAGATGAGCTCAAGGCAACAGTAGCCAAGCTTGCGTCCTAG
- a CDS encoding DUF6976 family protein yields MKNVLSNTLVSLEEAKDLIRKGEPLSVAGSEELLAQLPAGNWIGGTSSYFMAEGGGVLSSDQVFVSHLPEGAGICFKTYEADQLHDIMDDAPDNGFSMVIIPSGSGALRQFSEGSRYWEDILLKPVVGWVSGINLADLGKAVPKVFLGTDASAHDNVAVVAHVSLPAHQLALVETVNIFERDESCVIRFDERGTEVVDCVVDGQRMKFIDFLKSKGNEDGKLPIIGNFSGANINVSIQSVDEESGKVTFYAPVFQDVEYSLAKDIADYSARFTSELDNCDSTGLVSSCNCILNYLHGELEGKKAGELQGPITFGEIAYLLHNQTLVTLRVL; encoded by the coding sequence ATGAAAAATGTTCTCAGCAATACCTTGGTCTCATTGGAGGAAGCCAAGGATCTCATCCGAAAAGGCGAGCCGCTAAGTGTGGCGGGATCTGAAGAGTTGCTTGCTCAGTTGCCTGCCGGTAACTGGATCGGCGGTACCAGTTCCTACTTCATGGCCGAAGGTGGAGGCGTCTTATCTTCGGACCAAGTTTTCGTTAGCCATCTACCCGAAGGTGCGGGTATTTGTTTCAAAACCTATGAGGCTGATCAGCTTCATGACATAATGGATGACGCTCCGGACAATGGGTTTTCTATGGTGATCATCCCCTCTGGTAGTGGAGCCCTGCGACAATTCTCAGAAGGCAGCCGCTACTGGGAAGACATTCTTTTGAAACCAGTCGTAGGTTGGGTTTCAGGAATCAATCTCGCAGATTTGGGTAAAGCAGTTCCGAAAGTATTCCTCGGTACTGACGCTTCTGCTCACGACAACGTAGCCGTTGTGGCCCACGTTTCCTTGCCGGCCCACCAGCTCGCACTCGTTGAGACAGTTAACATTTTCGAGCGAGACGAAAGCTGCGTGATTCGCTTCGACGAGCGAGGAACCGAAGTAGTGGATTGTGTCGTCGATGGTCAGAGAATGAAGTTCATCGACTTCCTGAAAAGCAAGGGAAACGAGGATGGCAAACTGCCGATCATTGGCAATTTCAGTGGCGCCAATATCAATGTCTCGATCCAGAGCGTCGACGAGGAATCGGGCAAAGTCACTTTCTACGCACCCGTGTTCCAAGATGTAGAGTATAGCTTGGCCAAAGACATTGCCGACTACTCTGCCCGTTTCACTTCAGAGCTAGATAATTGCGATTCGACTGGGTTGGTCAGTTCGTGCAACTGTATTTTGAACTACCTACACGGTGAGCTTGAAGGCAAAAAAGCAGGGGAGTTGCAAGGGCCGATTACTTTCGGGGAAATAGCCTACCTCTTGCACAACCAAACTTTGGTTACACTGCGGGTCCTTTAG
- a CDS encoding TetR/AcrR family transcriptional regulator encodes MKPNSKDNPRSAEHAEAMRNRILDASELCFIRYGFHAASMAKVAETAEISQGLAYRYFKSKNAIILAIIDRQLSERHTLNEASATADDYVAKVIELVQSWSKEGNTRMNSVLFIEMCAEASRDPEVQTAILKADATYRAEFKKWLTHLSQKSGTVLSDEQIDKRFYALQCLIEGTALITTRQTESSATNEYVLSFLRQIISPDSPF; translated from the coding sequence ATGAAACCCAACTCTAAAGACAACCCCCGCTCTGCGGAACACGCCGAAGCGATGCGAAACCGCATCCTAGACGCGTCGGAACTCTGCTTCATCAGATACGGATTTCATGCCGCTAGCATGGCTAAGGTCGCGGAGACTGCAGAGATCAGCCAAGGCCTAGCTTACAGGTATTTCAAAAGCAAAAACGCCATCATCCTGGCGATCATCGATCGGCAACTATCAGAGCGTCATACTTTGAACGAAGCGTCAGCAACCGCGGATGACTACGTAGCCAAAGTCATCGAGCTTGTGCAGAGTTGGTCTAAAGAGGGCAACACGCGTATGAATTCGGTGCTCTTTATCGAAATGTGCGCCGAGGCGAGTCGGGACCCGGAAGTGCAAACCGCAATACTGAAAGCCGACGCAACCTATCGCGCCGAATTCAAGAAATGGCTCACCCACCTTTCTCAAAAATCAGGCACAGTCCTTTCGGATGAACAAATAGATAAACGCTTCTACGCGCTGCAGTGCCTCATCGAGGGAACCGCCCTGATCACCACCCGACAAACAGAGAGTTCAGCCACGAACGAGTACGTGCTCTCCTTTTTGAGACAGATCATATCTCCAGACTCTCCATTCTAA
- a CDS encoding efflux transporter outer membrane subunit gives MHKRIFTLPAVAVALSLAGCSSLQTKLPEPDAQIGDKWQTGGTQSTPANEAANAFGTQIAAEIGWRNFFTDPKLEELISLSLENNRDLRVAVLNVERARAQYRIQRADRLPSVYGSASMTRTGGDAVAEVEQYEANLGIASYEIDLFGRVKSLSDAALQSYLATEQAQRSAQLSLIAEVANAYLTLSADQELQKIAQATLDTYLEQYDISKRGNELGSVSNLELSQVRTLVASAKADLALYEGQIAQDTSALSLLVGSPVRSDLLPSTFDLQVSGVASLPSGLPSEVLLRRPDLQQLELQLRAAKANLDAARTAFFPTISLTGSLGTASGELSELFGDNTGTWSFIPQISMPIFQAGRLRSNRDVARADRDIALANYEKGIQSGFKEVSDALTLNSTLANRRMAIEELVDAANQAETLSQQRYDAGRDSYLTLLDSQRTLYSARQALVQSLLSEQGNRIELYKVLGGGWNEDS, from the coding sequence ATGCATAAACGAATATTCACTCTACCCGCCGTCGCAGTTGCCCTCTCACTCGCAGGGTGCTCCTCGCTGCAAACCAAATTGCCAGAACCAGATGCTCAAATAGGCGACAAATGGCAAACAGGCGGAACACAATCAACGCCAGCTAACGAAGCAGCAAACGCCTTCGGTACGCAGATCGCGGCCGAGATTGGCTGGCGCAATTTCTTCACCGATCCCAAACTGGAAGAGCTTATCTCGCTCTCTCTGGAGAACAATCGAGACCTACGTGTCGCAGTTCTAAATGTGGAGCGGGCCAGAGCCCAGTATCGTATCCAAAGAGCGGATCGCCTTCCTTCAGTTTATGGTTCAGCCTCCATGACTAGGACAGGCGGAGATGCAGTTGCGGAGGTCGAGCAATACGAGGCAAACCTGGGAATCGCGTCCTACGAAATCGATTTGTTCGGACGCGTGAAAAGCCTCAGCGATGCAGCACTGCAAAGCTATCTGGCTACAGAGCAAGCACAACGCTCTGCCCAGCTAAGCCTCATCGCTGAGGTCGCAAACGCTTACCTAACCTTGTCCGCCGACCAAGAGTTGCAAAAGATCGCGCAAGCAACCTTGGACACGTATTTAGAACAGTATGACATTTCTAAACGTGGAAACGAACTCGGCAGCGTTTCTAACTTGGAGCTCAGCCAAGTCCGCACCTTGGTAGCCAGCGCCAAAGCGGACCTAGCCTTATACGAAGGGCAGATTGCACAAGACACATCCGCTTTGAGCTTGCTGGTGGGAAGCCCCGTTCGGAGCGATTTGCTACCAAGCACATTCGACTTGCAGGTGAGTGGCGTTGCAAGTTTACCCTCGGGCTTGCCTTCCGAGGTTCTCCTTCGAAGACCAGATCTACAGCAGTTGGAACTTCAACTTCGGGCCGCCAAGGCTAACCTTGACGCAGCTCGCACTGCCTTTTTCCCGACAATATCCCTCACTGGATCGTTGGGAACTGCGAGTGGCGAGCTGTCAGAGCTATTTGGAGACAACACCGGAACTTGGAGTTTCATTCCGCAAATCAGCATGCCGATTTTCCAAGCCGGCCGGCTGCGCTCCAATCGAGACGTAGCGAGAGCCGATCGAGACATCGCCCTGGCAAACTACGAGAAGGGCATCCAAAGCGGGTTTAAAGAAGTGTCCGATGCCTTGACGCTGAACTCCACTTTAGCCAATCGCAGAATGGCCATCGAGGAACTGGTCGACGCCGCAAACCAGGCCGAAACCCTGTCCCAGCAACGCTACGACGCTGGACGCGACAGCTATCTGACCTTGCTCGATTCGCAAAGAACGCTCTACAGTGCCCGCCAAGCCCTCGTGCAGTCTCTCCTCAGCGAACAGGGCAATCGCATAGAACTCTACAAAGTCCTCGGAGGCGGCTGGAATGAAGACTCATGA